One window from the genome of Acidobacteriota bacterium encodes:
- a CDS encoding ATP-binding protein has translation MPAMPGPGDADRLMYPCPRCRADVPAREATCPQCGVDLALAAVLMERLALSVIPAEPGVPFLGDAMLSRFGEFLMKKGYITSAHLDAALQRQREMSARGTRETLGQVLLEMRLMTREQLELASVEQVQDLQNALRQVNAQLEQRVAERTQELQAAYQRLTELDRLKGNFINNISHELRTPLTKIKGFNLLLAAGDLGPLTDDQVQAVQTMGRGVAELERLVADLIQFATGARGEMVLHQAATAAGDILAECAGAAAEKAKRRGVQLLVSVAAALPQVVADGEKIRWVLNQLIDNAVKFTPQGGSVTMGAAVVGDSVRVWVADTGQGIAAEKMPELFEAFHQLDGSTTRRQGGTGLGLALVKMIIEGHQSTIAVESEPGKGTRFSFDLKVAGN, from the coding sequence ATGCCAGCCATGCCGGGACCAGGCGATGCTGATCGATTGATGTATCCGTGTCCGCGGTGTCGGGCCGACGTGCCGGCGAGGGAGGCGACGTGTCCGCAGTGTGGGGTCGACCTGGCGTTGGCTGCCGTGCTGATGGAGCGTCTCGCGCTGAGTGTGATTCCCGCCGAGCCAGGCGTGCCGTTCCTCGGCGACGCCATGCTGTCGCGGTTCGGCGAGTTCCTGATGAAGAAGGGCTACATCACGTCAGCCCATCTTGACGCCGCGCTGCAACGCCAGCGGGAGATGTCGGCGCGTGGCACGCGTGAGACGCTTGGCCAGGTCCTGCTCGAGATGCGATTGATGACGCGCGAGCAGCTGGAGTTGGCCAGCGTCGAGCAGGTGCAGGATCTCCAGAACGCCCTCCGGCAGGTGAATGCCCAACTCGAGCAGCGGGTGGCCGAGCGCACGCAGGAACTGCAGGCCGCGTATCAGCGCCTCACGGAACTGGATCGGCTCAAAGGGAACTTCATCAACAACATCTCCCACGAGCTGCGCACGCCGCTGACGAAGATCAAAGGCTTCAATCTGCTGCTGGCCGCTGGCGATCTCGGTCCGCTCACTGATGACCAGGTACAGGCGGTGCAGACGATGGGCCGCGGCGTCGCGGAACTGGAGCGACTGGTGGCCGATCTGATCCAGTTCGCCACGGGCGCCCGCGGAGAGATGGTGCTGCATCAGGCGGCGACCGCAGCCGGCGATATTCTTGCGGAATGCGCGGGCGCGGCGGCCGAGAAGGCGAAGCGCCGCGGCGTCCAACTGCTAGTATCCGTGGCGGCCGCGCTGCCTCAGGTCGTGGCTGATGGCGAGAAGATCCGCTGGGTGCTGAACCAGTTGATCGATAACGCCGTCAAATTCACCCCTCAGGGCGGGAGCGTGACGATGGGTGCCGCCGTCGTCGGCGACAGCGTTCGGGTGTGGGTGGCCGATACCGGTCAGGGCATCGCGGCCGAGAAGATGCCGGAGCTGTTTGAGGCGTTCCACCAACTTGACGGCTCGACCACGCGCCGCCAGGGCGGCACGGGGCTCGGCCTGGCGCTCGTGAAGATGATTATCGAGGGCCACCAGTCCACGATTGCCGTGGAGAGCGAACCGGGGAAGGGTACCCGGTTCTCGTTCGATCTGAAGGTGGCAGGCAACTAG